The Topomyia yanbarensis strain Yona2022 chromosome 3, ASM3024719v1, whole genome shotgun sequence nucleotide sequence gcgtgcaatgaattttgcgttgcgtgtaagatgtCAAAATCCTAAAAAACTTGCCCTAGTTTCAACAAAACGACGAACAAAATGGATCAGCGTAagacgtttgttgaacaaacttttctgcgttGATccgaaaatggaaatgaaatggatttttttaaatttgatgcaaatgtattatacattcctagagtcaTCTGCCCCTAGATCTAAACCCaacttttaataaaaataaaatgaccATCTTGAGATATCTACTAATTCTCATCTaattataatatatatatatatatatatatatatatatatatatatatatatatatatatatatatatatatatatatatatatatatatatatatatatatatatatatatatatatatatatatatatatatatatatatatatatatatatatatatatatatatatatatatatatatatatatatatatatatatatatatatatgtgtatatttatcaaatctcaaccgttacagagttattgaactttttgtgtaaaaaatctatttgtcttaaaatacctctaactcaaaaagtctactttgtattttaaatcttttagttccattcgaaaggtgagaaattttcctattgaatggtgtcctCATATcattcagttaattagttttaattacctctaaattgtaaagtagttaaaagttagtgttttgaggcgttatttttttcaaaacaatgaattatgattatagcactatctattattcaaaactagggttttaggacgattcataatttgttcttaaaTATCATATTCCTATCTTTTCTCATTTTTTAGTAATTTCATTGCTAAACTTTTCCTGTGATTGACTTGCAAGTGTTTAAAAGATTATAGTCTAAAAAATATACtctatatcgttatttacaaggtttcatttgaaagctgagaaaattttctatcgaTGTATGCACGAATATCTCTTAGTTAAGggtactaaatgactttttactattgctcataattaGCGTTTTTCGAGGAGTTTTGTAACTATTCTAATTAATAATCTACAAAATTAATCGTTACTATTGCTCATTCCCCttaacattctctataacttgttatttgacactttgtccatatctcttttcatttcgctgctatTTTATAGTTAACACAGTATGATCTCACCACAAATGGgggggttcgaaatcgttgtttttgcatatgaaacgatgtgataaaaatgattttgcatcGAAACAAAAAGAGGTAATTgtatggagtcaaagaaagaattgtagaacttgttgagatgcattatttacaTGGTAATAATGGTTATccttattatttactattttaggaaaattaacgaaaatgctaataataacactaactttaaactaatttacttctaaaggAATGCTGAATtcacttaacattaaaaaaaaaataaaataaaatttaaaaaaaatagaaagtgAATAAAGTGTCGTAACCAAGATTCTAACAGTCCAAAATGAACTACCTTCTCTAGATGCACCTTGATCTTAATCACCCTGTTATAGGCAATTCATGTCTGTGTGAGTTGCAACATATCGGTAAATGAAAACCTTATTCGTATTCTATCTGGTAACGAGACCACACGGGTTTTACGAGACTGAGCGTGGAGAacaaaattgtgttttcctcctatttcgttaaaAGTCGCAGCAATGCGCGATGGGTACTAGCTAGTCATTTATATAGTGAACTGAAACAGGACGCTTAGCAAAACTATGTGCTACGAGCAGATAATTACCAtattaaacattgcactgatacttACCTCTATTTTATCTGGAGCAGCCATTTATGATTGATAAACTTTAAAAGCATCCATTAACGCTTGTAGGCCTAGTCTTATAATAGATTATTCAGACATACAGTGGTAACCATTATCGCCATATTTTTTCCGATACACTACCccaatcaaaacaaacttttgCATACAACACATAAGGAATAATCAGCAGTGATGCCAAACTAATACAtaaacttgaaaatatattgtgCTACAATTACAGGTATAAATTATCAATTATTTCAACTGATTGCTGATTGCAGAGATGTTTTTTTCACCTGGACATAAAATTCGGCTTGCAATGTTCGACGTGAAACTATTCATTACTGCTGTGAACAGTTGTTACCCTTCGCATGATTATTTTTTACGAGTGGGCGCTCTTcttctaacagctgatgaggttCTGACGTATTCGTGATGTTTGCGTTTGCTTTGATCGGTTGGAAAAGTGGAATGATTTGTTTTGCAAATCATGCGTTCGCGTCCACGATATGGACACCCACCTAGAATCGGCGCAAATGGAATATAAGAAATTGATCTTCAATCATGATTTCAGATTGGCATGCTCAGGAGACCATAATTCGATCGTTGAGGTGAGAATAGAACATTGATTTTCATTCATGCTGAAAATAGAGACATTTGTTCGAAAAAGCACTATACAGATGATTatgaaacagtacactgattcTTTATTCTGCGAAAGGTTGTAGATAAGATAGCTTCATTTAAAAGTTGTTCGAAGAATAGTGCGGCTCTCTCCCTAATAGTCCCAAAACAGGCTCACTACCCTACATGTGCGATGCAAcacccaactgcatattatatctccaattgagacttggtttgacaAAAtcagttcagtcatcaccgaagaatcgaaaagactttaattgtggaatatgccagCAAGCTGGGGCTTCCCAAATTgacgatagtggacaatatggtcggtgttaagtcagaccggactaagtcgcaaatcaccaaaaaatgagataatgatagcaatgGGTAGAGAATTTCGTCAGCtccattcgacttttgccagatttgaaatatgtagcaataaacaagaattatggcaaaaattaatttccatttATAATggaaaggatgctgcgattcaaactttaaactcgtttttctcgaaatcaatattttgtcacttagtccggtctgacttaacaccgaccatatattcTAAGAATGTTTGAtcggcaatcagtgatctacaCCTGCGGATTGAAGTAATTGGATGACCATTTCGATAGATTTTCAGCCTCTgatgtattacgattgtaacggtttacaTGATAAATTCCAGTGTGACCTCACTAACCaagctgtaactccggaaccaaaagccagaaccgaatgaaattcaatagcagtgaATAAGATTGCtgtgtctttcatttgaaatcaagtatGAAAAAATCGTTCAGGAATTCGttgggaaataggtgtgatattagcttaggtaCTTGGTAAGTTCGCCAGGGGCATCAATAATTCTCATAGGTGGCCGATGTGGTCAatgctactttgattggtcattagtgatctggacacgcaaatccaagtaatgttgcacacagtttaatatgtattacatcattcggacttcatggtgttaccagtttacatgggatttgctgtgtgaccgcagtcttcaacccgtaaccgGATGTCGgatcaaataaaaattcaatagaagcttatgggaatattataccatttatttgaaacaaagtttgtgtaaatcggtttagccatctttGATAAACTTTTatgagtttaaatgacaaaCGTATGCCGCATCTGCTAAGATCCAAAGATTCCAGTAATCATAGATCTtatcttagcaataaaagcatCCAATCCCAACTGGATGGACACTAGTGACATCCTGATTACAGTTCATTGGCCATAGCAAACGCAAACGGACAGGACAGGGACTAGTTGGAAGgcagtggagaacacgccagtttccCTGCCTCCAAAGAGTGAAAGTAACTCGTCAGGAGCCGGAAGACCAGATATGCCCAAGAGGCAGCAACGCAAGGACGCTCTTAATGCAGAAGAGAAAGAAACCACTCAACCGGAAGAACGCTgtagtaccgttgtaggtcggaaggagaaactcgggaaacagcaaaagcgGAATAAAGAAAGAAAAGTTTGGCAGAATAGGAAAGAAAGCCTCCAGCTCGTCAGATGGCGCCAAATGGAGAAACGGAGCTCATCAAAGTCAATGACGCGATGACGTATGCAGCGCTCCtcaaaaggtcagagaggataCGGAGCTGCGGAAGCGGCGGAAAATGTGGTAAGAACTATGCATACACAAAAAGGTGCAATACTCTTCGGGTTGAAGGAGGATCCCACCATTAACAGCTCGACTATGCACGAGATTATTGCCAAATTTCTGGGTGAAGAGGCAAAAATTAAAGCCTGGATGAGATCACTACAGAAGATGAGTTGAGATGTGtactgaagcagcagtgcaatcTCGGCGAGGCCCCCGTGATGATCCGGTTAAAGAAAGGGTATTGAGGAGCTCAGTCAATGATGATTCGTTTACAGGTAATTGCTGTTGCAGGGCCTGGAGGTAGGCAAAGTCAGAGTTGGAAGGCAAAGATGTCCATTGAGAGCCGTCCCTCGAGTGAATAAATAAATGGAGAAATTCGTAAAGTACATTTTACAGGGGCCGGCAAAAGCCCGGTTGGATCCAGGATGTGCTGCAAATGAGGGAAAACGGGCCATCCTGCGAGAGACTACACTGCCGAAGTGCATGcgtaatggagataacccagataaaACGAAGCTCTGCTGCAGCACAGAGAAGGATgaaaggggccgtacacaaatgacgtagcttttttcggcgatttttgacccctccctcccccctcgtagcatttgctcacaaaattctaacctccctctcgtaaataacgtagcatttacctaccccctccccctcgacccatgcaaagcgcccgggtgatgaaaaaaaattacatgtttttcaattattttaaatacattcaaaatgtttgacgacttttaccaacattttcattataacagcaaattgcgagcaaaataagcccatttcatcacaaatatagtgttgatagttttgttttgaattttatatgtcaaggggagcataaagagaagttctctcagttcacaatcctgcagctaccaatgattctaagaagcatacgttcatctaaattactaaattttgtttggttgaatccgaagcgAAAATTTatttcagcttccaaactaagtctactagttagcaacattaactaATTAATGTAGGAATTTAAATCCGCAtataaaatcttttcgtatttttgtgaacttgtaattccgccaatcgtaaaatttaccggaaaaaccgcatcaaaagtaacttgtttgaatttaaattcttttctcttgggaatggaggatcattaaattgttttctctaaacaatgggttttaaacttaatgctacgtcgcacaacttctgaccctaccctccccctcgtcacacttcgtcacaaatttggtataccctccctaccccccaaaatgctacgtcatttatgcatggccccaaagtggaagacgaaagctttCAACATAGACCTCTTCGTTGAGTCATTTCAGCCGGACGACGGGAACAATAAtgtggatgcggctgatctaacaagaaggattgtgatggcttgtgacgccacaatgccgcgaaaactggggCCACGGAATAGATGGCGTCTTACtagtggaacgagacgctcagtacgctacacgctgctggTCTCAGATTCAGAAGGCGGGCACAGATAAAAATATCGGAGCCAgatagagaggagcgcaagaCAGCGTTTCGGAAAGCTAGGGCCACTTTAAAACGGGATATCAAGCTTAGCAAGACAGATTGCCACAAAAAGCTGTGCAGAAAAGTAGACACCAATCCCTGGGGCGACACGTACCGAGTTGTGAGTCGAAGCGCCTGATATCAAAGAAAGCCACCGGTTCGGATGGAATAGTTCCTTAGGGCTCTACTCTCGGTCTAACTCTTTGGAATAGGATGTACGATGGGTTCTTGagactgcggctgcccaggaaagagAAAATAGTGGGTTTCGCGGACAATGTgccactaacggtgatgggtgaaatacttgaagaagtggaggtgtctgtgacggagacaatagacgcgatcgaaaACTGGACGAATGAGGTGAAGGTGCAGATAGCTTATCTCAAgtcggaggtgttgttggtcaacaactgcaaagcggttcagagtatgcagatcgacgtcggagggcacgtatTTGCATCGAAGCGgacactgaagcaattgggagtgacaATCGACCACCGGTTgaacttcaacaaccacgtcgacataccgaacgtcggcggtccgagaagcagaatgtgacgtctgctatctagtgTTTCATCATCGGGTTCCCGCCTGGGGTTCGGCGCTGAAAACTAAGAGGAACCGCGAAAATATGGACAGTAcgttccggctgatggccgcACAAGTCGCGAGCACGTAAAGAACAATATCTTCGGagacagtatgcgttatcgtcgGGACGATCCTCATCTGCATCACCTTGACGGATGATATCGCGTACTACAATCGGAGAAACACCAGAAACGTGAGAAAGATGGTGAGAATCAATTCGAAGGTAACgcagcagcaggaatgggacaatacggagaaaggaacgTGGGCCTACTAGCTCATCTCAAagctgtcgacgtgggtcaatagaaagcaggGAGAGAtgaacttccacctgacacagctCTTGTCGGGCCACGGCtacttcaggaagtatcttcatcggttcgggcaCGCAACGTTACCGttgtgcccggagtgtgagaacgtcgaggagacaccggaacatgtggtcttcgaatgtccgaggttcgaaGCGACGCGTAAGGAGATCCttgaaacgggaggaccggacgtcaacccggataatgtcatctacagaatgacaagcgatgcAAACACGTGAAACTCGGTCGACAGAGTGGCGACTACCGGTTGGCccgatagaaatatagcgaaaaccaaagaagaatcgaaaTCGGGAAAGCCTCTTCCGGCGGTGAGCtttccgtcggcgtaagctagattcacagTCGGGgtctagactgagtagaccgcgacgggACATCACCAGACGCGAGACATCTGGGCACCAGCGAATCGAACGCactgcttcaccggaatcgccaaaTTGAACTCGGCAtgtggctggttggctcggtttcggcagaacttctctcgccatGTAACTCTCCGTCGGAGTGGGTTAGCTCCAACATCGGGGACCAGACCCAGTATTTCGTGGTTTTCGGGATCGAGAAATTCTTGTGAACTAGAAAAATTGGCctgcaatattttttaatttgttcattGATATGAATGGTATcaattttagtaaaatttagtCTTTTATGGAAGGATCCCAATATTTAAATTCTAACTTGTAACTTAAAAGAGTAGATTAATAAGCAGTAGCACTGATTTGTCTCTCAATATTACTGAACACATAGTCTTAAAGTGAACAGAAGACTTGAATGcagttttattaaaattgaacttATCATACAATTGAGTTGGTACCAAATTCTCGTGATACCTCATAACCGTTAAAAGTGGCAAGACGTCAAATCAAGAAAATAAGAGTCTAACCGTTTCTccacatctacaaatcgcctgccagatAAGAAATGCTATGGAAAATTTTAACGTTCTCTTCTCTCGAAGATTCTCTGGAACCGTAAACTTCGGCTTGAGGCTGATTGATTTCCATCCATGGAGTAAGCCTCGACATAATTTTAGAGAAAGCGTACTTAAAGGTTTACGAGTTCGTTCGGTATAAATCGGCGTTAGTCGGTTACATGAACTGGTCAGCTGAAAATATAttaacaaaaaaccgaaatcaaaACAGCAGAGTCAGATACATTTAGTCGCATATGTCAGTAAGTGGCAATTGAACTCTGATACTAGTGCAAAGCAGACTGAATTGCGTGATTCACCACGATTAATCTTGCTTAAAATACATTTCCACCACTTATTTCATTCAACTATTATTCATACACAGTTATTAGGTAAGATTCGCATCACCAACAAGCATGTAGATCAGATAACAACTACGCTTATAAACTAGAACGAAAATCGTATGTTTCTGCAAATGTGCTCAACAGATCAACTGCAACTGTCAACCATGAAGAATATGTTGTCAAGCTTAACAACATTTGTTACCTTTCTGAGTCTTACCCTGTGTCAGCCTGACGATTTTCACGATGCCGCACCAACCGCCAGCAAAGAAGCATGTTTTGAGCATACCGAATTCCCTAACCCAAACGAATGCTGCACGCGACCGATTTGGGTTAATCGATACATGTTACGGGCTTGTCGTTTCACGACTTCTGAAACTGACAACTATCGGAAGGAGTTTGGATCGGTGAGTAGAAGGTGGTAAATCAATCGAACTACAATTATTATTTGACTGTGTTTGTTAGTGCTCAGCAAGCTGTGGACTGTACAAAATCAACGTAACTCTAGTGGACAATCAGGTGAACAGGGTACGCTTGTTTAAACCAGCTAACATAGAAACTGCTGATACCGACTGGCTGGAAAAGATAACTTCATCGTTACGATTGTGTAAATCCAAGATCACTTCCGTGATCGGTCGTCATGTCAGCGAAAATATGGAGATGAAAATGTGTGAACACGCGAAGGATGTTTTCGATGATTGTTTGAACTCACAGTTATTTCTGGTGAATCCTATAATTTGAAAGTCAAAGCGAGCGTTGATGACGGTAAaacaattttcaacattctagCACTGCCCGATAAGGTCATGGATTCATAACGAGGGATGCGATATGGCGAAGTCTCATCTAATGGAAGATTGTCCTTACAAATCGCTGGGAGCGGTGGTCGCGAGTGAAAATCGAAGTGATCATGACCTAGAGGAGCTAGAGTTTGCGGAGGACTCTGCGCTGGAGGGCGAATAGTCCGAAGTAGCTttgtgaaatgaaaatttatccgtttatcaaaatatattgtaataatttttaatgCGATTTACAAGAGAACGTTCCTATACCTATTAGTGTCGGCGGGACCTTTTATGCCGCTCGGGGCCAAAATATAGTTTTGCCGTtccttttaaaataaattttcaaaagggTTCGATGTTGTCCCACCTATTCATATGAAACAAATATGTTAGTATTAGAAAATATCTGCCTAAGAATgaactttttcacattttattatcaatattttgtcaataaTATTTAGTAAAAAGCCGACACTTGTTCTTATCATTTTAAAATTGTATCTTTCTCTATGTTCTTACTTTCGCTTCATGCATAAGTTACACCATTTTTGTCTGGATGATTACTGTAAAATTGAATCTTTAAAGCTGCATTGTTCACATAATTTCGACTAATTAAGACCATCTCATATCTGTTAAACTTACCTGCTTTATTAAAAATTGTCTTGAATTGAAATATCTTAATGAAGAAAAGAATATGTAGGAAAAAAATAACCAACCAGGCCAGATTAAAAAAGCGGTGTTTTTCTTTGCCTTTTCTATCAATTTGGAATCAACTGAGTAAAATGCATTCCAATTTGACAAATCAAACCAGCCAGCAATGTTGCACATTAATTTCCACGAATAAGGTGAGGCTATGACTCCGTTCACATGTTCACTCCGCGATCATGGCCCTTAGGTTTAGTCACAGATGGTCGATTCGAAATGTGTGTAAACACCCGCCACTGAAATTCCCAATAAACCGAACATCTGATACTCGTTTGGTAAACGTTTGTAGGTGGCGCAGTAGTCGATGCAaatacgtgtagcaaacagttgcgtagaTGGCAATCGTGAAACACTTATTTCCCACGTAAACCAATTTGAATGTTCACAcatgtttttgaagaaattttgttctagccgaAAAGTCTGTTATCTGTGAGAAAACCTTCCTACACGGTCGCCAGCACTCATATTCGACACTCTTTCCGTGTAAGTTCTCACAATGAAACAGCATGTCAAAAAAtggcggacgaacatggtcaggcgatttaaatacTTTGACGTTTGACTTAACTCGCCtttgctaattgcccctagtaACAAATGGAATTTGCggatgcgatttaaaggcaatttcaatacttcgacgaattttctggcggctgagcTTGGTTGATTTCTGCATTTTTCTAACATTGCGATTCGTGTTTGTCTTaaacttaaaattttttttcgtgtgttcttacttgtattttgtttgtcagTGCTCTTCATTTacacgctcgtaaaaagttactcaGATTCTGAGTACTTTTAACTCAGTTTTGAATGATGTTCGTAaacgtcaaaaattgagttgtcATGTATAATATCTCTGAGTAACTCTGACTCTATTTTTGGGTATTACACAAGAAACCGTTTTGGAGTTACCAAACGGAAAAGCCGTTTCTCGCCAAGTTAAAAATTCCAAGCGTCATCCGCCATTTTCCATTAGTAGGTACACGCTCGTTTAGTTATCGCTCATCactttttcacaaataaaaatttgttcaaatatttataatagttgaAGCTAGAGTTGTAGTgtgtaaaatacattttaattGAAAGAGTGGATTTGAACAACCAGCATGCAGAAGATTTCGGAAGAGGTGGATGCTGAAACTGCAATGAAGTTGCGAGGTAATATTCacgttatattatatatatatatatatatatatatatatatatatatatatatatatatatatatatatatatatatatatatatatatatatatatatatatatatatatatatatatatatatatatatatatatatatatatatatatatatatatatatatatatatatatatatatatatatatatatatatatatatatatatatatatatatatatatatatatatatatactggaAAAAAGTGTAAGGTTTCAGGTTTCTCATGCCATGTGCCAAATTGTGGGAAGATGATTCCTGGACACGTGGATGAATTGAAGGAACACTTCCGGTTGGTACACAATTTGAACACCAGCAAAGCAGCCGCTCAACCTTTCCTTTGTTCAGAATGTGGTTCACTGTACCAGAGGTTTAAGAGCTTGAAACGGCACATAGAGAGTGTTCATCCACTAATTACAGAAAATTCTACAAATATTTCATACGACCATGACGCTGTtgaacaaattcaaaataatcatCCGGAAAATATGCTCGTAGATGATGATTATCTGTTGAGAATAACGAATACTATATTCTTTAAAACGGCGCC carries:
- the LOC131688111 gene encoding uncharacterized protein LOC131688111, with translation MKNMLSSLTTFVTFLSLTLCQPDDFHDAAPTASKEACFEHTEFPNPNECCTRPIWVNRYMLRACRFTTSETDNYRKEFGSCSASCGLYKINVTLVDNQVNRVRLFKPANIETADTDWLEKITSSLRLCKSKITSVIGRHVSENMEMKMCEHAKDVFDDCLNSQLFLHCPIRSWIHNEGCDMAKSHLMEDCPYKSLGAVVASENRSDHDLEELEFAEDSALEGE